The genomic stretch CGACTTTATTAATATACCACAGATGAACTGGAATGTGCAAGTGTTTCTTTTTTCCAAGTTCCACCCGTTTCTACAGTGCCGAAGAACATCACACAGCTTTCGAACTTACATGCCTGTATGCTTGTTAAGCACTGCCACCAGCTCACCTTTCAAGCGGCGAGAAATAATATACCACGGCACATCTCTCTTTGTCAATACTTTTATCATATGACCCACAAGGGAAGCTTCCTCATATCACTGCAACCTTTAGCGCAATCAGCAAAATCAATCCCGGGACTCCCAGTACAGCCATCACCATAACAGATACCGGATTGATCGGAATCGTCAGATCGCCGAGCATTTGAGTCGTATTCAGCAGATATAGGGCAACTGCCGCAGCCAATGCATGGAACACAGCGTATCCAAGCAGTCGGCCCGAGGAACGCTTTTTCAACACCAATATGAACAGTGCCAACATGGAGACAACTAGCACGCCTAGCATCACATTGTGCATCTCACCCTGTCCCTCCCTTGCGAATGCGTTCTTCCTCCAAGTATTGGGCCCATTCGGCAAATCCGATTCTCAGCTTCCGCTGCTTTGCTTGGCGTATCAGCATCTCATATCTCTTTTCGGCCGCTTCCAGCGTATAGATGGCATAATCGATCTGGTCCTTGTCCACTGCTTCATTCATACGCTGCTCTGCCACTCGCCAATTATGCTCGGCATCCTTGATTTCCCTGTAAAGTGCCATGTCCTGCGAAACCGGCTGCCTTCGTTCAGGCTCCTGGCTCGCCGCTTGCCCGGGAAGCCAGCGCCATAAGTTGCGCAACCCCATTAACCGCACCCCATTTCTGCTATTGGACTTGTCCGCAATTATCATCAAGCAGTTGCAAAAACAAGCCTCAACACATACATATCGGGTTAAGCGGAAAAATAGAACCTTTTCCACTGTCATGACTGTATAAAATCGCAAAAAAAGCTTGCCCGATATCCCGGACAAGCTCAGCTTAAAACAATTCATCCTGCAACTATTCATATTTCCCTGCGGCCTTCAAGCGCTTTGGACAGCGTGACTTCGTCCGCATATTCCAAATCCCCGCCAACCGGAAGCCCATGCGCAATGCGCGTTACCCGCAATTCGAACGGCTTCACTAATCGGGAAAGGTACATGGCTGTAGCCTCTCCTTCAATATTGGGGTTCGTCGCCAGTATCAATTCCTGCACCCGTTCATCGGTAAGCCGATTCAGCAATTCGGATACGCGCAGCTCATCGGGTCCTATTCCTTCCATGGGTGAAATCGCCCCATGCAGCACATGATACTTGCCATTGTATTCCTTCATTCGTTCCATGGCGATCAGATCCTTGGGCTCCTGAACAACACAGATACAGGAAGGGTCCCGGGTTTTGTCCTGACATATCCGGCAAGGATCAGTATCCGTAATATTGCAGCATACAGAGCAATACAGCAAATTGCGCTTCACGCTAACCAGCGCTTTTGCAAATTCGACGACGTTCTCCTCATCCATACGCAGGACATGAAAGGCCAAGCGAGCCGCCGTCTTGCTGCCTATGCCCGGCAAGCGGGTAAATGAGTCTATCAGCTTCGCTATCGGTTCCGGGTAGTACAAGTGATACGCTCCTTTTGCCTGTTAATGAGAAATCAGATTAGAACAAGCCCGGAATATTCAAGCCGCCGGTATATTTGCCCATATCTTGATTAGCCAGCTCATCCGCCTGATTCAATGCATCGTTCACAGCAGTCAACACAAGGTCCTGAAGCATTTCCACATCATCCGGATCTACAGCCTCCGGCTTAATGGTTACGCTGATCAGCTTCTTATGACCGTTGGCCACTGCAGTGACCACACCGCCGCCAGCGGAGCCCTCGACCGTCTTGTTCCCGAGTTCCTCTTGGGCTTTCAGCATTTGCTCCTGCATTTTCTTCACTTGCTTCATCATCTGGTTCATCTGGCTATTGCCACGCATGTTCATCGTCCCTTTCATTCGTCATCTTTAATGGTGACCAGATCTTCCCCGAACAGTTCGATCGCTTCGTGAATCCAGGGCTCCTTAGGCTTGCCGGATTCGGGCAGGTCTTGAGGCTCCAGACGCAGCTCCTCTGCCTTAGGCTCCTGCTTTCGCCCATCGCCGCTTGCGGCAGGCCGGCTCAGCAAGGCTTCGTCCCAATCCTTGTGCAGGATAGTGTCCAGCCGCATCGGCTTGCCGTAGATTTCCGCGATCACCTGCTCGATGAGCTCTTTGTTCGCCGGTTTCTCTGTCGTGTCCCGGTGAATGGCATTTTTGAATGCCACCAGTACCGCATCCTCTGCGGCAGACACCGGCTCACCGTCAACGAGCCAAGCATGTACTGTAATCTTCCGGCTCTTCACCCCTTGAAGCACTTTGCTCCACTGAGGCAGCACTTGGGAGGCAGCCTTGATGGATGCTTCCTCCGTATACTTGGCCAGCTGTGCGTTCAAAGGTCGGCCAAGCGCAGCGGAAGCTGACTTGGTTGGACGCGGAGCAGCCCCGGGC from Xylanibacillus composti encodes the following:
- a CDS encoding pro-sigmaK processing inhibitor BofA family protein; the encoded protein is MHNVMLGVLVVSMLALFILVLKKRSSGRLLGYAVFHALAAAVALYLLNTTQMLGDLTIPINPVSVMVMAVLGVPGLILLIALKVAVI
- a CDS encoding DUF2508 family protein, translating into MGLRNLWRWLPGQAASQEPERRQPVSQDMALYREIKDAEHNWRVAEQRMNEAVDKDQIDYAIYTLEAAEKRYEMLIRQAKQRKLRIGFAEWAQYLEEERIRKGGTG
- the recR gene encoding recombination mediator RecR gives rise to the protein MYYPEPIAKLIDSFTRLPGIGSKTAARLAFHVLRMDEENVVEFAKALVSVKRNLLYCSVCCNITDTDPCRICQDKTRDPSCICVVQEPKDLIAMERMKEYNGKYHVLHGAISPMEGIGPDELRVSELLNRLTDERVQELILATNPNIEGEATAMYLSRLVKPFELRVTRIAHGLPVGGDLEYADEVTLSKALEGRREI
- a CDS encoding YbaB/EbfC family nucleoid-associated protein; protein product: MRGNSQMNQMMKQVKKMQEQMLKAQEELGNKTVEGSAGGGVVTAVANGHKKLISVTIKPEAVDPDDVEMLQDLVLTAVNDALNQADELANQDMGKYTGGLNIPGLF